A single genomic interval of Anaerolineales bacterium harbors:
- a CDS encoding tetratricopeptide repeat protein: MTLSEYILDVSEGTFENDVLMRSHETPVIVDFWAEWCAPCKMLGPLLERLANEWGGSFLLAKVDVDENPNLAIRYGVQGIPAVKAIQNGEVVSEFVGAQPESIVRRFVQNLVPSEADKAVAEAQSLLATRHWPEAEDAFREVLEQDESNATAALGLVKSLLMQGKGKESGEILADFPAGTEWPVAESLRPLADALVEAEGAEQSADEETLSARLHRAANLIARGNLPAAMDGLLDILREDKTYRGGLPKQIMLALFVLLGDQDPLTREYREELASVLF, from the coding sequence GTGACTCTGTCCGAATATATTCTCGACGTTTCTGAGGGAACTTTTGAAAACGATGTGCTCATGCGTTCCCATGAGACTCCCGTCATCGTGGATTTCTGGGCCGAATGGTGTGCGCCCTGTAAGATGCTCGGACCACTGCTGGAGCGTCTGGCGAACGAATGGGGCGGCTCGTTCTTGTTGGCGAAGGTCGACGTCGATGAAAACCCGAATTTAGCCATTCGCTACGGCGTCCAGGGAATCCCGGCCGTCAAGGCGATCCAAAATGGGGAAGTCGTTTCCGAATTTGTTGGTGCGCAGCCCGAATCGATAGTACGAAGATTCGTTCAAAACCTGGTGCCCAGTGAGGCGGACAAGGCCGTCGCTGAAGCACAATCCTTGCTGGCTACGCGGCATTGGCCGGAAGCCGAAGATGCTTTTCGCGAGGTGCTCGAGCAGGACGAGAGCAACGCCACCGCGGCGTTGGGTTTGGTGAAAAGCTTGCTCATGCAAGGCAAGGGGAAGGAATCGGGCGAGATCCTGGCCGACTTTCCGGCCGGAACGGAATGGCCGGTTGCAGAGAGTCTGAGACCGTTGGCGGATGCACTCGTCGAAGCCGAGGGAGCCGAGCAGTCAGCCGATGAGGAAACGCTCAGTGCGCGCCTGCATCGTGCGGCAAATCTGATTGCGCGCGGCAATCTACCGGCCGCGATGGACGGTCTGCTGGACATCCTGCGTGAGGATAAAACCTACCGCGGCGGTCTTCCCAAACAGATCATGCTGGCGCTGTTCGTGTTATTGGGGGATCAAGATCCGTTGACGCGAGAATATCGAGAAGAACTCGCTTCCGTTCTATTCTGA
- a CDS encoding sugar-binding protein produces the protein MRKSARLLLYFMLASSIVSCTLPGAASPTPFSFPTPNLTHTAIFSTPSTPYVESPTDTPVVVLTGETPLTPPEDQQATATTTPEESDETPFDTSIPDATSSTLDSRSNGTQVIAAYRTATITIDGDLGEWTTTAYTADETVPYAGSGWSGPSDASATFYLAWDADYLYIGLKRTDDTFVQTSWGRYMYKGDDVEIQLDTDLAGDFYTATMSQDDYQIGLSPGNFGSLDPEVYRWFPRSLEAWVSSADIAAQKDGNDYNLEAKIPWSAFGLTPTAGSHFGFALSLSDNDTVGVSTWQSMISNVNTRRATDPTTWGTLILEPPQ, from the coding sequence ATGCGAAAGTCCGCACGTCTGCTGCTGTACTTCATGCTTGCATCCAGCATCGTATCATGCACCCTGCCTGGCGCCGCATCACCTACTCCTTTTTCGTTTCCCACGCCGAATTTAACCCACACGGCCATTTTCTCCACTCCATCGACTCCCTACGTAGAGTCTCCCACGGACACACCGGTCGTCGTGCTCACCGGCGAGACGCCGCTCACACCTCCCGAAGACCAACAAGCCACGGCAACAACCACACCCGAGGAATCGGATGAAACGCCGTTCGACACGAGCATCCCCGATGCCACATCGAGCACCCTTGATTCGAGATCGAACGGCACCCAGGTTATCGCCGCTTATCGCACGGCCACGATCACGATCGACGGCGACCTGGGCGAGTGGACCACGACGGCATATACGGCGGACGAAACCGTTCCGTACGCAGGAAGCGGCTGGAGCGGACCGAGCGACGCATCGGCGACGTTCTACCTCGCCTGGGATGCGGATTATCTCTATATCGGATTGAAGCGGACGGACGATACTTTCGTACAGACTTCGTGGGGACGCTACATGTATAAAGGTGACGACGTCGAAATCCAACTCGACACCGACCTGGCCGGTGATTTTTACACCGCCACCATGAGCCAGGACGATTACCAGATCGGTCTCTCGCCAGGCAACTTCGGTTCTCTTGATCCCGAAGTCTATCGCTGGTTCCCGCGAAGCCTGGAAGCCTGGGTCAGCAGCGCGGACATCGCCGCTCAGAAAGATGGAAACGACTACAATCTGGAAGCAAAGATTCCCTGGTCGGCATTTGGATTGACCCCCACGGCAGGCAGCCATTTCGGCTTCGCCCTGTCGCTCTCTGATAACGACACCGTGGGCGTCTCCACCTGGCAGTCGATGATCTCCAACGTCAACACGCGCCGCGCGACCGATCCCACGACCTGGGGGACGTTGATTCTGGAACCTCCCCAATAA
- a CDS encoding class I SAM-dependent methyltransferase, with protein MRLSPREFKGMQSALRRYLQRTIEYPKFKRMGLTQENQSILEIGCGSGYGAALLLSLNPVKYVGVDLMSEQIELAQQRNLPNCEFLVRDASDLSEFDDGSWDTVVVFGVLHHIPAWRSVIDEIRRLLRPGGILFIEEPDLDVIRIWDRLFHWGHPTAFGLKNFEEYVKAVGLSIEEKSRLIAGFFAYRIVRSE; from the coding sequence ATGCGATTGAGTCCACGTGAGTTCAAGGGAATGCAAAGTGCGTTACGCCGTTACCTGCAACGCACGATCGAGTATCCAAAATTCAAACGTATGGGGTTGACTCAGGAGAATCAATCGATACTGGAAATCGGATGCGGCTCGGGATATGGTGCTGCGTTGCTGCTCTCCCTGAACCCTGTGAAGTACGTCGGGGTCGACCTGATGTCAGAACAGATCGAACTTGCACAGCAACGCAATCTACCCAATTGTGAGTTTCTGGTCCGTGATGCTTCTGATTTGAGTGAATTTGACGATGGGAGCTGGGACACCGTCGTCGTTTTTGGTGTTCTCCATCACATCCCTGCTTGGCGAAGTGTGATCGATGAGATACGCCGTTTATTGCGGCCGGGGGGGATTTTGTTCATCGAAGAACCGGATCTCGATGTGATTCGTATTTGGGATCGATTGTTTCATTGGGGTCATCCAACTGCGTTCGGCTTGAAAAACTTCGAGGAATACGTCAAAGCTGTCGGATTGTCCATCGAGGAAAAAAGCAGATTGATTGCAGGCTTTTTCGCATACCGAATCGTAAGATCCGAATAA